The following coding sequences are from one Vulpes vulpes isolate BD-2025 chromosome 12, VulVul3, whole genome shotgun sequence window:
- the LOC112907389 gene encoding large ribosomal subunit protein P2 produces the protein MRYVASYLLAALGGNTSPSAKDIKKILDSVGIEADDDRLNKVISELNGKNIEDVIAQGIGKLASVPAGGAVAVSAAPGSAAPAAGAAPAAAEEKKDEKKEESEESDDDMGFGLFD, from the coding sequence ATGCGCTACGTCGCCTCCTACCTGCTGGCCGCCCTCGGGGGCAACACCTCCCCCAGCGCCAAGGATATCAAGAAGATCCTGGACAGCGTGGGCATCGAGGCGGACGATGACCGGCTCAACAAGGTCATCAGCGAGCTCAACGGGAAAAACATCGAGGACGTGATCGCTCAGGGTATTGGCAAGTTGGCCAGTGTGCCTGCTGGTGGGGCTGTGGCCGTGTCTGCCGCCCCAGGGTCTGCAGctcctgctgctggtgctgccccAGCCGCAGCGGAGGAAAAGAAAGACGAGAAGAAAGAGGAGTCCGAGGAGTCAGACGACGACATGGGATTCGGCTTATTTGATTAG